One window of Phycodurus eques isolate BA_2022a chromosome 17, UOR_Pequ_1.1, whole genome shotgun sequence genomic DNA carries:
- the LOC133415630 gene encoding neuferricin produces MFCYVLVAVLSASFAVLFFPRQSSLYSRSKSTQGPPTRLLSSQELSSYDGEEGSKGIYLAILGQVYDVHNGLKHYGPGGAYHFVAGKDASLAFVTGDFTESGLTDDVSALSPLQAVALFDWLLFYQRTYQPVGLVIGRFYSESGKPTEFLLQMESLLAKGQQLKAKTQAEMLHFPACNSEWSSARGGRVWCSTESGGVERSWAGVPRKLFSLRDSGSRCVCVEDPSAAKANPNLQEYDGCSTQAVTCSLVE; encoded by the exons ATGTTCTGCTACGTATTGGTGGCAGTGCTGTCGGCGTCCTTTGCAGTGCTTTTCTTTCCTCGCCAGTCGTCGTTATATTCAAGAAGTAAATCAACGCAGGGGCCACCGACGCGACTCCTGAGCAGCCAAGAATTGTCGTCGTACGACGGCGAAGAAGGCAGCAAGGGCATTTACCTGGCAATATTAGGCCAGGTGTATGACGTACACAACGGTCTCAAGCATTATGGGCCTGGTGGGGCATATCACTTTGTGGCAG gaaaagATGCATCACTGGCCTTCGTCACGGGAGATTTTACAGAAAGCGGCTTGACAGATGATGTGTCCGCTTTGTCCCCATTGCAGGCGGTAGCCCTGTTCGACTGGCTACTCTTTTATCAGAGGACCTATCAACCTGTAG GTTTGGTCATAGGACGGTTCTATTCTGAAAGCGGAAAGCCCACAGAGTTTCTATTGCAGATGGAGTCACTGCTTGCAAAGGGCCAGCAACTCAAAGCCAAGACACAGGCGGAGATGCTTCACTTTCCTGCCTGCAACTCTGAGTGGAGCTCTGCAAGGGGAGGGAGGGTCTGGTGCTCCACCGAGAG TGGTGGAGTTGAAAGAAGCTGGGCAGGTGTCCCCCGAAAATTATTCTCTCTACGTGATAGTGGGTCCCGTTGCGTCTGCGTGGAAGATCCATCTGCAGCAAAGGCAAACCCCAACCTGCAAGAATATGATGGCTGCTCGACGCAAGCGGTCACTTGCTCTTTAGTAGAATAA